A region from the Rhodocyclaceae bacterium genome encodes:
- a CDS encoding DUF1080 domain-containing protein, which yields MDRRSALKASGALLALAATGCSSMPGMGNWIPLFDGGSIDAFNQIGKANWRVVNGVLEADQGPGFLVSKRSFDNFRISAEFYANADTNSGIFIRCQDPAKITATNSYEVNIWDQRKDPTYGTAAIVDFAKVSPPYPQAGGRWNTFEITADGPRLVVVFNGQTTVDIRDTKYARGPIALQSSGGLIRFRKVLVLPI from the coding sequence ATGGATCGTCGTTCAGCGCTGAAGGCTTCCGGCGCACTGCTCGCGCTCGCGGCAACCGGCTGCAGCAGCATGCCCGGCATGGGCAACTGGATTCCGCTGTTCGACGGCGGCAGCATCGACGCGTTCAATCAGATCGGAAAGGCAAACTGGCGCGTGGTCAACGGCGTGCTCGAGGCCGACCAGGGCCCCGGGTTCCTGGTCTCGAAGCGCTCGTTCGACAACTTCCGGATCAGCGCCGAGTTCTATGCGAACGCGGACACCAACAGCGGCATCTTCATCCGCTGCCAGGATCCGGCGAAGATCACAGCGACCAATTCGTACGAAGTCAACATCTGGGACCAGCGCAAGGATCCGACCTACGGTACTGCTGCGATCGTGGACTTCGCCAAGGTTTCGCCGCCCTATCCGCAGGCCGGCGGGCGCTGGAATACGTTCGAGATCACCGCCGATGGCCCACGGCTGGTCGTCGTCTTCAACGGCCAGACTACCGTCGACATCCGCGACACGAAGTACGCACGCGGACCGATCGCGCTGCAGTCCTCGGGCGGGCTGATCCGGTTCCGGAAGGTGCTGGTGCTGCCGATCTGA
- a CDS encoding tripartite tricarboxylate transporter substrate binding protein, with protein sequence MSSVIGRAALHALAAVLLIAPALVRAQAGWPSKPITLVVTVPAGGSIDAVARIVGEEMSRGLGTPVLVENRAGAAGSIAAGVVARAVPDGHTVLVSGTNTLTLNPILQKKDENWVDPIKGFAPIGTSSRTNYVLVVGPHIKATTVEEFIAFARRNDGKLTYASSGSGSLIHVATEMFNAAIDVKAVHIPYKGLAPAVQDLLAGRIDYMFDSATLVEQIRAGRVRALAVIGPQPLQAMPELKALSAHGVKGLEVLSGWYGWFAPAGTPPEVVRRLNAELARIVTIPRVRERMLAQGTEPLTMSPEDFTKRLADDIRRFEPVLKKMGISVY encoded by the coding sequence ATGAGCAGCGTCATCGGACGCGCTGCCCTGCACGCCCTCGCCGCCGTGCTGCTCATCGCTCCCGCGCTCGTGCGGGCGCAGGCGGGCTGGCCGAGCAAGCCGATCACGCTGGTGGTCACCGTCCCCGCTGGCGGCTCCATCGATGCCGTCGCGCGTATCGTCGGCGAGGAGATGTCGCGTGGCCTGGGCACGCCGGTGCTGGTCGAGAACCGCGCCGGTGCCGCCGGCAGCATCGCGGCGGGAGTCGTCGCCAGGGCTGTGCCCGACGGACACACGGTGCTCGTATCGGGCACGAACACGCTGACGCTGAACCCGATCCTGCAGAAGAAAGACGAGAACTGGGTCGATCCCATCAAGGGCTTCGCGCCTATCGGAACGTCATCGCGGACCAACTACGTGCTGGTTGTCGGGCCGCACATCAAGGCCACCACCGTAGAAGAGTTCATCGCCTTCGCGCGCAGGAATGACGGCAAGCTCACCTATGCCTCGTCCGGCAGCGGCAGCCTGATCCATGTCGCCACCGAGATGTTCAACGCGGCCATCGACGTCAAGGCTGTGCACATTCCCTACAAGGGCCTCGCCCCCGCCGTGCAGGACCTGCTGGCCGGACGCATCGACTACATGTTCGATTCCGCGACCCTGGTCGAGCAGATCCGGGCCGGTCGGGTGCGCGCGCTGGCGGTGATCGGGCCGCAGCCGCTGCAGGCCATGCCGGAACTGAAGGCCCTCTCCGCGCATGGCGTGAAGGGCCTGGAAGTGCTCAGCGGCTGGTACGGCTGGTTCGCTCCGGCCGGCACGCCGCCTGAGGTCGTGCGCCGCCTGAACGCGGAACTCGCGCGCATCGTCACGATCCCGAGGGTGCGCGAACGGATGCTCGCCCAGGGTACCGAACCGTTGACGATGTCACCGGAGGATTTCACGAAGCGGCTGGCCGATGACATCCGCCGCTTCGAACCCGTGCTGAAGAAGATGGGCATCAGCGTCTACTGA
- a CDS encoding cupin domain-containing protein, with the protein MPAALAVRHDSSIADLEAAMRAHVGRHAEKVPDWDAFPASRGFPELDRAQMRFIGAGGSPKVGDPNTLPADHFTMSMVHQPVGKYAVLHAHEIEEAFLVLSGVLTATWQYDDEIIEAKLGPKDMVLHMADRPHGFRNDGYEPVLVSIMLGKGRPEMPRYLFHPKTHGNELSARYGAGPAQTHRLDFSSDDPRHREFARHVVRYSQQRPEWNDAGFARLAYIGAGGAPAGTYRKDLIHLPQGRGVQSYVRDVEDAYLVLEGVITVGWEEDGRSVEQRLGPKDVMLNPAGRRHWFRNDGFADAEFMMVVGTPKPEDVRFVGTVPA; encoded by the coding sequence ATGCCAGCAGCCCTCGCCGTGCGCCACGACAGCAGCATCGCCGACCTCGAAGCGGCGATGCGCGCCCACGTCGGCCGGCATGCCGAGAAAGTTCCCGACTGGGACGCTTTCCCTGCCAGCCGCGGCTTCCCTGAACTCGACCGGGCACAGATGCGCTTCATCGGTGCCGGCGGCTCGCCCAAGGTGGGCGACCCGAACACCCTGCCCGCCGACCATTTCACGATGAGCATGGTGCACCAGCCGGTCGGCAAGTACGCGGTGCTGCATGCGCACGAGATCGAAGAGGCCTTCCTGGTTCTGTCGGGCGTGCTCACCGCCACCTGGCAGTACGACGACGAGATCATCGAGGCGAAGCTCGGCCCGAAGGACATGGTGCTGCACATGGCCGACCGGCCGCACGGCTTCCGCAACGACGGCTACGAACCAGTGCTGGTGTCGATCATGCTTGGCAAGGGACGCCCGGAGATGCCTCGCTACCTGTTCCATCCGAAGACTCATGGCAACGAGTTGTCCGCCCGCTACGGTGCCGGGCCCGCGCAGACCCACAGGCTGGACTTCTCCAGCGACGATCCGCGCCATCGGGAGTTCGCGCGGCATGTCGTGCGCTACAGCCAGCAGCGGCCCGAGTGGAACGATGCAGGATTCGCCCGGCTGGCATACATTGGCGCCGGCGGCGCCCCGGCGGGCACCTATCGAAAGGACCTGATCCACCTCCCGCAGGGACGCGGCGTACAGTCCTACGTGCGCGACGTAGAGGACGCGTACCTGGTGCTGGAAGGCGTGATCACCGTCGGCTGGGAAGAAGACGGCCGCAGCGTCGAGCAGCGACTCGGTCCGAAGGACGTGATGCTCAACCCGGCCGGACGCCGGCACTGGTTCCGAAACGACGGTTTCGCCGATGCCGAGTTCATGATGGTCGTGGGAACGCCGAAACCGGAAGACGTGCGTTTCGTCGGGACGGTGCCAGCATGA
- the tilS gene encoding tRNA lysidine(34) synthetase TilS, protein MANSARSKSADPLARVHGAVARALEQASAPDGASGLPSVCVGLSGGVDSVVLLHAFAALAHAGRVRLSAVHVHHGLSPNADRWASFCRAQCRRLQVPLSVARVVVDRASGLGIEAAARQQRQRVFAAQPADWIALGHHRDDQAETVLLQLLRGAGLRGLSGMPEGSEVDPAAGRPRMLRPFLDLPRAALEACARQQGLSWIEDESNADTAFDRNFIRHAVMPLLEQRFASARASLARSGRLLAASAQLVEAIAAEDLHAALEGSPVRPAGVSLGVVAAIGEGRARELLREWLRRHGVPMPPERRLAEAIRQACEAGPERAVEVVFDGVTLRRYRDRLYLDRPHPADAASGAVAWNRRAKMVLPALGGMLVAEPALGAGIAQRLLRGAVLTIDARTRSGGPAPRMAIGEPPMRRTLKNLWQESSVPPWQRDRWPLLRIGGELACVPGVAVAGPFEARPGEAGRVFRWLVDG, encoded by the coding sequence ATGGCAAATTCCGCGAGGTCGAAGTCGGCTGACCCGCTCGCCCGGGTGCACGGGGCGGTTGCCCGCGCGCTTGAGCAGGCCAGCGCACCCGATGGCGCGTCCGGGTTGCCGTCGGTCTGCGTCGGGCTGTCCGGTGGCGTCGACTCGGTGGTGCTGTTGCATGCGTTTGCCGCGCTGGCGCACGCAGGGCGTGTGCGCCTGTCGGCGGTGCACGTGCACCATGGGCTGAGTCCGAATGCAGATCGCTGGGCGTCTTTCTGCCGGGCGCAATGCCGGCGCCTGCAGGTGCCGCTGTCTGTCGCCCGGGTGGTGGTCGACCGGGCGTCCGGCCTCGGCATCGAGGCGGCGGCGCGGCAGCAGCGCCAGCGGGTGTTCGCAGCGCAGCCCGCCGACTGGATCGCCCTCGGCCATCACCGCGACGACCAGGCCGAGACGGTGCTGCTGCAACTGTTGCGCGGCGCAGGGCTGCGCGGATTGTCCGGCATGCCCGAGGGATCGGAGGTCGACCCCGCGGCCGGGAGGCCGCGCATGCTGCGTCCGTTCCTCGACCTGCCGCGCGCAGCGCTGGAGGCCTGTGCCCGGCAGCAGGGGCTGTCGTGGATCGAGGACGAGAGCAACGCCGACACCGCGTTCGATCGCAACTTCATCCGGCACGCTGTGATGCCGCTGCTCGAGCAGCGCTTTGCGTCGGCACGCGCCTCACTCGCACGCAGCGGCCGGCTGCTCGCAGCCTCGGCGCAGCTGGTCGAGGCGATCGCGGCGGAGGACCTGCACGCGGCGCTCGAAGGCAGCCCGGTCCGGCCAGCCGGGGTGTCGCTGGGCGTGGTCGCGGCGATCGGCGAGGGCCGGGCGCGCGAACTGCTGCGCGAGTGGCTGCGCCGCCACGGCGTGCCGATGCCGCCGGAGCGGCGCCTCGCCGAGGCGATCAGGCAGGCCTGCGAAGCCGGGCCGGAGCGCGCGGTCGAGGTCGTGTTCGATGGCGTCACGTTGCGCCGCTACCGCGACCGTCTGTACCTCGATCGTCCGCACCCGGCCGATGCCGCGAGCGGTGCAGTGGCCTGGAACCGCCGGGCCAAGATGGTGCTGCCGGCGCTCGGCGGCATGCTGGTGGCCGAGCCTGCCCTTGGCGCCGGCATCGCGCAGCGGTTGCTGCGTGGCGCGGTGCTGACCATCGACGCGCGCACCCGTTCGGGTGGCCCGGCGCCGCGCATGGCCATCGGTGAACCGCCGATGCGGCGAACGCTGAAGAACCTGTGGCAGGAGTCGTCGGTGCCGCCGTGGCAGCGCGATCGCTGGCCGCTGCTGCGCATCGGCGGCGAACTGGCGTGCGTGCCGGGTGTCGCCGTGGCCGGACCGTTCGAAGCCCGGCCCGGCGAAGCGGGGCGCGTGTTCCGGTGGCTTGTCGACGGATGA
- the cysE gene encoding serine O-acetyltransferase gives MFRHLREDISVIFERDPAARNAWEVLTCYPGLHALLLHRLAHRLWGWRLCWPARFLAYLSRAVTGVEIHPAAIIGRRFFIDHGMGVVIGETAEIGDDCTLYHGVTLGGTSWKKGKRHPTLGDGVIVGAGAKILGPIRIGHRAKIGSNAVVVQEVPPLATAVGIPARVIAADGTSPDQGFAAYALTRDLDDPIVLALSSLEARALAQEGRLAELAERLAASGKDTRTAADS, from the coding sequence ATGTTTCGACACCTGCGTGAAGACATCTCGGTCATCTTCGAGCGCGATCCGGCCGCACGCAACGCATGGGAAGTGCTGACCTGTTATCCGGGACTGCACGCGCTGCTGCTGCACCGCCTCGCGCATCGACTTTGGGGCTGGCGCCTGTGCTGGCCAGCACGCTTCCTCGCCTATCTTTCGCGCGCGGTCACCGGCGTCGAGATCCATCCGGCGGCGATCATCGGGCGCCGGTTCTTCATCGACCATGGCATGGGCGTGGTGATCGGCGAGACCGCCGAGATCGGAGACGACTGCACGCTGTACCACGGCGTGACACTGGGTGGTACCTCGTGGAAGAAGGGCAAGCGGCATCCGACGCTCGGTGACGGCGTGATCGTCGGCGCTGGCGCGAAGATCCTCGGTCCGATCCGGATCGGCCATCGCGCGAAGATCGGTTCGAACGCGGTGGTCGTGCAGGAAGTGCCACCGCTGGCGACGGCGGTCGGCATCCCGGCGCGGGTGATCGCGGCCGACGGTACGAGCCCGGACCAGGGCTTCGCCGCGTATGCATTGACCCGTGACCTCGACGATCCGATCGTGCTTGCCCTGTCGAGCCTGGAGGCGCGGGCGCTGGCGCAGGAGGGGCGACTCGCGGAACTGGCCGAGCGGCTGGCCGCAAGCGGCAAGGACACTCGCACGGCAGCCGATAGCTGA
- a CDS encoding molybdopterin-dependent oxidoreductase has product MAVQRFQQLAHWGAYTAVVEDGRFVRAEPFLRDAHPSPMLEALPELVYSDHRVRRPSVREGWLSGRDRNRSGHERYVEVDWDTALGLVAGELARVRGEYGPQSIFGGSYGWSSAGRFHHARSQVRRFLYSGGGSVDQLGNYSWGCAQFFLPHVIGTFAPVTGRVTDWNSIVGHTKLMVAFGGLGLKNAQVASGGSGEHTLETWLRKSKAAGIEFVVVSPTRSDAPAFLDARWIPIRPNTDAALMMGMAFELVARGTHDRAFLARCCTGYERFEAYLTGRSDGLAKSPEWAEAICGVPAADIRALARRLEGVRSMLTLTWSLQRAHRGEQPYWMAITLASMLGQVGLPGGGFAFGHGSIQGVGAPRDVRAASPELPLGRNPAGAHSIPVARHTDLLENPGASYDFNGERKTYPDIRLVYWAGGNPFHHHQDLNRMRRAWQRPETIVVHETHWTPTAKHADIVLPATTSLERNDIGGASRDRYIIAMQRAIDPQHQARDDFDIFRDLAARNGHETAFTEGRDADGWIRLMYERTREANGKIGVQQPAFEEWWRTGWYEVPPPAKDFVLFEAFREDPAAHPLSTPSGRIEITSERIEGFGYDDCPAHPTWLAPVEWLGAAGASTHPLHLVTNQPMDKLHSQADFGPLARAKRIGGREPIHMNPADAQARGLVHGDPVRVFNGRGACLASVVPDDGVVRGAAIMATGGWYDPQDEGPDPLELRGNPNVLAPDLGTSKLAQGSSALSILVEVERWAGPVARQA; this is encoded by the coding sequence ATGGCCGTGCAGCGATTCCAGCAGCTTGCCCACTGGGGCGCCTACACGGCGGTGGTCGAGGACGGCCGCTTCGTGCGCGCCGAGCCGTTCCTCCGCGATGCGCATCCGTCGCCGATGCTGGAAGCCTTGCCCGAGCTGGTGTATTCCGACCACCGGGTACGACGCCCTTCGGTGCGCGAGGGCTGGCTGTCCGGGCGCGACCGCAACCGCAGCGGCCACGAGCGTTACGTCGAGGTCGACTGGGATACCGCGCTGGGTCTGGTCGCCGGCGAGCTGGCGCGCGTACGCGGCGAATACGGCCCTCAATCGATCTTCGGCGGCAGCTATGGCTGGTCGTCCGCCGGCCGCTTCCACCATGCCCGCTCGCAGGTGCGCCGCTTCCTCTATTCCGGTGGCGGCTCGGTCGACCAGCTGGGCAACTACTCCTGGGGCTGCGCGCAGTTCTTCCTGCCGCACGTGATCGGCACCTTCGCCCCGGTGACCGGACGGGTCACCGACTGGAACTCGATCGTCGGGCATACGAAGCTGATGGTCGCCTTCGGCGGCCTCGGGCTCAAGAATGCGCAGGTCGCCTCCGGCGGCTCCGGCGAGCACACGCTCGAGACCTGGCTGCGCAAGTCGAAGGCTGCCGGCATCGAGTTCGTCGTGGTCAGTCCGACACGCAGCGATGCGCCCGCCTTCCTCGATGCGCGCTGGATCCCGATCCGTCCGAACACCGATGCCGCGCTGATGATGGGCATGGCGTTCGAACTCGTCGCGCGCGGCACGCACGACCGCGCGTTCCTCGCGCGCTGCTGCACCGGCTACGAGCGCTTCGAGGCCTACCTCACCGGGCGCAGCGACGGGCTGGCGAAGTCGCCGGAGTGGGCGGAGGCGATCTGCGGCGTGCCGGCCGCGGACATCCGCGCACTCGCCCGGCGCCTCGAGGGCGTGCGTTCAATGCTTACCCTCACCTGGTCGCTGCAGCGGGCGCACCGCGGCGAACAGCCCTACTGGATGGCGATCACGCTGGCCTCGATGCTCGGCCAGGTCGGGCTGCCCGGCGGCGGCTTCGCGTTCGGACACGGCTCGATCCAGGGCGTGGGCGCGCCGCGCGACGTCCGCGCCGCGTCGCCGGAACTGCCGCTCGGCCGCAACCCAGCGGGTGCGCATTCGATCCCGGTCGCACGCCACACCGACCTGCTCGAGAACCCGGGCGCCAGCTACGACTTCAACGGCGAGCGCAAGACGTATCCCGACATCCGGCTTGTGTACTGGGCCGGCGGCAACCCGTTCCACCACCACCAGGACCTCAACCGCATGCGCCGCGCCTGGCAGCGGCCCGAGACCATCGTGGTACACGAGACACACTGGACGCCGACCGCGAAGCACGCCGACATCGTGCTGCCGGCGACCACCTCGCTCGAGCGCAACGACATCGGTGGTGCCTCGCGCGATCGCTACATCATCGCCATGCAGCGCGCGATCGACCCGCAGCATCAGGCGCGCGACGACTTCGACATCTTCCGCGACCTGGCGGCGCGCAACGGCCATGAAACGGCTTTCACCGAGGGCCGCGATGCCGACGGCTGGATCCGGCTGATGTACGAGCGTACGCGCGAGGCGAACGGAAAGATCGGCGTGCAGCAGCCAGCGTTCGAGGAGTGGTGGCGCACCGGCTGGTACGAGGTGCCGCCGCCGGCGAAGGACTTCGTCCTTTTCGAGGCGTTCCGTGAAGACCCTGCCGCCCATCCGCTGTCCACGCCGTCCGGGCGGATCGAGATCACCTCCGAGCGCATCGAGGGCTTCGGCTACGACGACTGCCCGGCCCACCCGACCTGGCTCGCGCCGGTCGAATGGCTAGGCGCGGCCGGGGCCTCGACGCACCCGCTGCACCTCGTCACCAACCAGCCGATGGACAAGCTGCACAGCCAGGCCGATTTCGGGCCGCTGGCTCGGGCGAAGCGCATCGGCGGTCGGGAACCGATCCACATGAACCCGGCCGACGCGCAGGCACGCGGGCTCGTGCACGGCGACCCGGTGCGGGTGTTCAATGGGCGCGGCGCCTGCCTCGCATCGGTGGTGCCCGACGATGGGGTCGTCCGGGGTGCCGCGATCATGGCCACCGGGGGCTGGTACGACCCGCAGGATGAAGGTCCGGACCCACTGGAACTGCGTGGCAACCCGAACGTGCTGGCCCCTGATCTGGGTACCTCGAAGCTTGCACAGGGTTCCAGCGCGCTGTCGATCCTCGTCGAGGTAGAACGCTGGGCAGGCCCGGTCGCGCGGCAGGCTTGA
- a CDS encoding tripartite tricarboxylate transporter substrate binding protein produces MALVWAAAPSHAQSPQGYPSRPVRAIVPFAPGGANDVVVRLVGNKLSELWSQPVVVENRPGAGATLGMEVVARSAPDGYTLGAGNQSSLVIGPLLNPKAGYHPLKDLALIGSTALTAYVLAVNPSVPAKTVSGLVALARAKPGFLSYGTAGSGTISHIATEMLLGATGTRILHVPYKGAGPYLNALLSGEIDLALVALPAAEAFVRSGRLRLIAAAGAKRAAAAPALPTLLESGIDIAPVEGRYGLVGPAALPKELVSRINASIGQALAAPDLRRRLIDGGFEPLSDTPEQYAASVRLEIDTFSRIIRQHGIKPES; encoded by the coding sequence ATGGCCCTGGTCTGGGCGGCCGCACCCAGCCATGCGCAGTCGCCGCAGGGCTATCCGTCGCGGCCGGTCCGCGCGATCGTCCCCTTCGCACCGGGTGGCGCCAACGACGTGGTGGTCAGGCTGGTCGGCAACAAGCTCTCAGAACTCTGGAGCCAGCCGGTGGTGGTCGAGAACCGCCCGGGCGCCGGGGCCACCCTCGGCATGGAAGTGGTCGCCCGGTCGGCGCCGGACGGCTATACGCTGGGTGCGGGCAACCAGTCGAGCCTCGTGATCGGCCCGCTGCTCAACCCGAAGGCGGGATACCACCCGCTGAAGGATCTCGCCCTGATCGGAAGCACCGCGCTGACCGCCTATGTGCTTGCGGTGAACCCGAGCGTGCCCGCAAAGACAGTGTCCGGGCTGGTGGCGCTCGCCCGGGCCAAGCCGGGCTTCCTGTCCTACGGCACCGCCGGGTCGGGCACGATCTCGCATATCGCGACCGAGATGCTGCTCGGCGCCACCGGCACGCGCATCCTGCACGTGCCGTACAAGGGCGCAGGACCCTATCTGAACGCGCTGCTGTCCGGCGAGATCGACCTTGCGCTGGTGGCACTGCCAGCGGCGGAGGCATTCGTGCGCAGCGGCCGCCTGCGCCTCATCGCCGCCGCTGGCGCGAAACGCGCCGCAGCGGCGCCGGCGCTACCGACCCTCCTCGAGTCGGGCATCGACATTGCCCCGGTCGAGGGCCGCTATGGCCTCGTCGGGCCGGCCGCACTGCCGAAAGAACTGGTGTCACGCATCAACGCGTCGATCGGACAGGCGCTGGCCGCCCCCGACCTGCGCCGGCGGCTGATCGACGGCGGCTTCGAACCCCTGTCCGATACGCCGGAACAGTATGCCGCGTCGGTCCGGCTCGAGATCGACACGTTCAGCCGCATCATCCGACAGCACGGCATCAAGCCGGAGAGCTGA
- a CDS encoding CysB family HTH-type transcriptional regulator, with product MNFQQLRTVREAVRHDFNLTATAAALFTSQPGVSRQIRELEQEIGVEIFQRYGKRLLGLTAPGETVLEIIERLLHEADNLKRAAEEHSNQRGGHLIVATTHTQARYVLPKVVGEFKREYPDVKLALQQSRPAQIAEQLLGGRADIGIATESLLDYPELVVMPGYEWRHMVVVPDGHALLSASSLTLEALCAWPLITYDPGFTGRPHIDAAFARAKLRPEIALTALDSDVIKTYVELGLGVGIIASMAFDARRDGGLRTIEAGHLFEANLTRVALRRGTYLRGFMLTFLERFASHLTPAYVRQAMAGDGAASR from the coding sequence ATGAACTTCCAGCAACTGCGCACCGTTCGCGAAGCCGTACGCCATGACTTCAACCTGACGGCCACCGCCGCCGCCCTGTTCACCTCCCAGCCGGGGGTCAGCCGCCAGATCCGCGAACTGGAGCAGGAGATCGGCGTCGAGATCTTCCAGCGCTACGGCAAGCGGCTGCTCGGCCTGACCGCGCCCGGCGAGACCGTGCTCGAGATCATCGAACGCCTGCTGCACGAGGCGGACAACCTGAAGCGGGCCGCGGAGGAACACTCCAACCAGCGCGGCGGCCACCTGATCGTCGCCACGACGCACACGCAGGCGCGCTACGTACTCCCGAAGGTGGTCGGCGAGTTCAAGCGCGAGTATCCGGACGTCAAGCTGGCACTGCAGCAGTCGCGGCCGGCACAGATCGCCGAGCAACTGCTGGGCGGCCGGGCCGACATAGGCATCGCCACCGAGTCGCTGCTCGACTACCCGGAACTGGTCGTGATGCCCGGCTATGAATGGCGCCATATGGTGGTGGTTCCCGACGGCCATGCCCTGCTCTCGGCGTCGTCGCTGACGCTGGAGGCGCTGTGCGCCTGGCCGCTGATCACCTACGATCCGGGATTCACCGGCCGGCCGCACATCGACGCGGCCTTTGCACGGGCGAAACTGCGTCCGGAGATCGCGCTGACCGCACTAGACTCGGACGTGATCAAGACCTATGTCGAACTGGGACTGGGCGTGGGCATCATCGCCTCGATGGCCTTCGACGCACGCCGGGATGGCGGCCTTAGGACGATCGAGGCCGGCCACCTGTTCGAAGCGAACCTGACCCGGGTGGCGCTGCGGCGGGGCACCTACCTGCGCGGCTTCATGCTCACCTTCCTCGAACGCTTCGCAAGCCACCTCACGCCCGCCTACGTGCGCCAGGCGATGGCGGGCGATGGGGCGGCATCGCGCTGA
- a CDS encoding 4-hydroxy-tetrahydrodipicolinate synthase yields the protein MSRRRIEGSFVALITPFNEDGSIDFGAFRTLLDFQQRHGTRAILFMGSTGEASMLSPEEKKALIVETAKMKTSAMDFFYGCTGNNTEATIANLRFARDNGADGAILAAPSYICASEADAEAFFLEVADATDLPLGIYNNPPRVKTDLHWDNLLRIFKHPNYVVHKESTTRVGQVAQVIAGRPDVSIMCCDSPNLGLVLPTMSLGGHGTANMTGNLAPAELATISAPWKSYAEAEAFRETYLRLLPLWHYVYSYINPVALKSLMHACGLPAGSLRRPLRNLEGEPLAKGVEIVRRLGLDRQYGYRMRPSLAAAA from the coding sequence ATGTCCCGTCGCCGCATCGAAGGTTCGTTCGTCGCGCTGATCACCCCCTTCAACGAGGACGGCTCGATCGACTTCGGCGCGTTCCGCACGCTGCTCGATTTCCAGCAGCGCCATGGCACCCGCGCGATCCTGTTCATGGGGTCGACCGGCGAGGCCTCGATGCTGTCGCCGGAAGAGAAGAAGGCCCTGATCGTCGAGACCGCGAAGATGAAAACCAGTGCGATGGATTTCTTCTATGGCTGCACCGGCAACAACACCGAAGCGACGATCGCCAACCTGCGCTTCGCGCGCGACAACGGCGCCGACGGCGCGATCCTCGCGGCGCCATCCTACATCTGCGCCTCCGAGGCCGACGCCGAGGCGTTCTTCCTCGAGGTGGCCGATGCGACCGACCTGCCGCTGGGCATCTACAACAACCCGCCGCGGGTGAAGACCGACCTGCACTGGGACAACCTGCTGCGTATCTTCAAGCATCCGAACTACGTCGTGCACAAAGAGTCGACGACGCGCGTCGGCCAGGTCGCGCAGGTCATCGCCGGGCGTCCCGACGTGTCGATCATGTGCTGCGATTCGCCCAACCTTGGCCTGGTGCTGCCGACCATGTCGCTCGGCGGCCATGGCACTGCCAACATGACCGGCAACCTCGCACCGGCGGAACTGGCGACGATCTCGGCGCCCTGGAAAAGCTATGCCGAGGCGGAAGCCTTCCGCGAGACCTACCTGCGGCTGCTGCCGCTCTGGCACTACGTCTACTCGTACATCAACCCGGTTGCGCTGAAGTCGCTGATGCACGCCTGCGGGCTTCCTGCCGGCAGCCTGCGCAGGCCGCTGCGCAACCTGGAGGGTGAGCCGCTGGCGAAAGGCGTCGAGATCGTGCGGCGGCTCGGGCTCGACCGGCAGTACGGGTATCGCATGCGGCCGTCGCTGGCGGCGGCTGCGTAG